In the Pan paniscus chromosome 8, NHGRI_mPanPan1-v2.0_pri, whole genome shotgun sequence genome, one interval contains:
- the LOC129393170 gene encoding uncharacterized protein LOC129393170 codes for MGGPERRGGKRLGGPGERWRSDGENRGEERGSDGENREEARARKRQGYLRGGMSRRGSPGVLARWGGGGRDMAVGTSIRKISELSTFGFVLNGTWQRESPEAPSGVVLPLSCRTGPGVPSEAWVQCDHFLSAPPPPNSAARHPLECRGRNGWVPARLLSPRAPRGVGGVPAAAMRDAAGVRGVPAWRLQGGPAAPRVSAGRFLKRVSCARMCCRLPACDKNENQNGSQALPASLRRREGSGSGDSGMSAAPRRGLRASLPCNVEAAL; via the coding sequence ATGGGGGGACCGGAGAGAAGAGGGGGGAAGCGATTGGGGGGACCCGGGGAAAGGTGGCGAAGCGATGGGGAGAACCGCGGAGAAGAGCGGGGAAGCGATGGGGAGAACCGGGAAGAAGCCCGCGCCCGGAAGCGTCAGGGGTACCTGCGGGGCGGCATGAGCCGGCGAGGCAGCCCCGGGGTCCTTGCCCGGTGGGGCGGGGGAGGAAGGGACATGGCGGTAGGAACCTCCATCCGGAAGATCAGTGAGCTTTCCACCTTCGGTTTTGTTTTAAATGGAACCTGGCAGAGGGAGTCGCCTGAAGCGCCCTCGGGGGTCGTTCTGCCTCTGAGCTGTAGGACGGGGCCGGGCGTCCCCTCCGAAGCGTGGGTACAGTGCGATCACTTCCTAagtgcccccccgccccccaactcCGCCGCACGCCACCCCCTAGAATGTCGAGGAAGAAACGGCTGGGTCCCCGCGCGCCTCCTGTCGCCTCGTGCCCCGCGCGGCGTGGGCGGGGTCCCGGCTGCTGCAATGCGGGACGCGGCGGGGGTGCGCGGGGTTCCCGCCTGGCGTCTCCAGGGCGGTCCGGCAGCCCCTCGCGTTTCCGctgggagatttttaaaaagggtttCCTGCGCTCGCATGTGCTGTCGCCTTCCGGCTTGTGACAAAAACGAAAACCAAAATGGGTCCCAGGCCCTCCCCGCCAGCCTCCGCAGACGGGAAGGATCAGGAAGCGGGGACTCCGGGATGTCAGCGGCGCCGCGGCGCGGGCTCCGGGCCTCCCTCCCCTGCAATGTGGAAGCTGCTCTGTAG
- the LOC129393171 gene encoding uncharacterized protein LOC129393171, protein MRGKARMADFLPFRDRALHRVGAGMHPPPTARVTFPSPLSARGGRGCRRLRRCGRRPARHERLRDARPVVSTCPGPDTRAPRAPQARSAASPGPAPAAGDPGGSARPHPAARLAAPLGSALALAF, encoded by the coding sequence ATGCGTGGAAAGGCCCGGATGGCGGATTTCCTCCCGTTTCGGGACCGCGCACTGCACAGGGTTGGAGCGGGGATGCACCCCCCGCCCACGGCGCGGGTGACCTTCCCTTCGCCCTTGAGCGCGCGGGGCGGGCGCGGGTGCCGCAGGTTGAGGCGCTGTGGGCGCCGCCCCGCCCGCCACGAGCGCCTACGTGATGCCCGGCCCGTCGTCTCCACGTGCCCCGGCCCCGACACCCGTGCGCCGCGCGCTCCCCAGGCCCGCAGCGCAGCCTCCCCAGGCCCAGCGCCCGCCGCGGGAGACCCGGGTGGCAGCGCCAGGCCCCACCCCGCAGCCCGCCTTGCAGCGCCCCTGGGAAGTGCTCTGGCGTTAGCATTCTAG